A window of Deltaproteobacteria bacterium genomic DNA:
ACCAGGAGCAGCCCCCCCACCAGGACGACGCTCAGGGCGAGACGGTGCAGCACCGAGTCGACGTCCCTGTAGTTCACGCCGAGCTGCACCTTCCCCCACTGCTTCCCGGAGATCGCCACCGGCAGCGTGAGCTCGAGGACCCGGTTCCCCTTGTAGGCGACCACCCGCTCGCTGATCGCCGACTCCTTCCGGACGGCGGCCGCGCCCCCGGCGGCTGCCGCCGCCTCGGCCTTTTTTCCCTCCTGCGCGTGGTCCGAGTGCGCCACGACGGTCCCGTCCTGGTTCGTGACCGCGGCGAACGAGACGACCGGCTCCTTCGCCGTCACCTCCGTCACGTAATTCCTCAGGTAGACGTAGTCGTAGAGGACCAGGTGCTCCGCGGCGACCGCTTCCATGGCCCCCGCCAGCATCCGCCCGTGGTTCTCGAGCATGTTTTCCAGGGCGTCCTTCGTGCGCAGGTAGGAGAACGCGGTGACCACCAGCATCACCGACATCACCAGCACCGCGAACGTGACGACGATCCTCGTGGACAGGCTGTTCCAGCGCATCGATTCTCTCCCCGATCGGTTGGTCGGCTACTCTTTCAGGAGCGTCATGGCGCGGATCAGCTCCGCGAAGTCCTTTTTCCCGGTCGCGATGTACCGGTCCGCCCCCAACGCGGACAGCGCGGCCTTCCCCCCCGGGTCCGCTCCCAGCCCGAGGAGGGCGCTCTCTACCGACTTGACGGTCGCTGCGGCGGCCCCCTTCCGGAACAGCAGCGTCCCGTCGGGGTACAGCCCGGATTTCTGGAGGACGACGATCCGCTCGCGCACCTGCGGATCGGACCGGGACAGTTTCTCGAGGTCCTGGTCCTTCACCGACGCGCCGTCGGCACCCCCGTTCATCACCTTCATGACGGCGATGTCGTGCTTGCCGGAGTACGAAACGGTGCCGAAGAAGGAGTCGGGGGCCAGCTTCTTCGAGACGAGGAGGGCGCGCGGGAAGAGGTGCCCGGCGGATGTCCCCTTCTCCACGTAGTCGAAATGCTTTCCCTTGAGATCCTCGATCCGCTTGAGGCCGCTATCCTTCCGGACGATGAGGCACCCCCGGTACCCCGAAACGCCGCCCTTCTCGGGGCGCGCCACCGGCGTCGCACCCAGGTCGCGGACGGCCCGGGCGCCTCCCGCGCTCCCCAGGATCGCCGCCTGGATCTCGCCCGAGGCGAGTTTTCCGAGGACCTCGGGGTACGAGGTGGAGGGGTGGAACTCGACCGGCCTCCCGATCTTCACCGACAGGTAATCCATCAGCGGCTGGTACTTCTCGACCATCGCCTTCGGCCCGGCGGAGGTCGACCTGCCCCCGATCTTCAGGGGAGTCTTGTCCTCCGCGCGGGAAACCGCCGCGGCAAGCAGCGCGATGCACACGATCGTCGAAGCCCGGAAGACGAGACGGAAGCCTTTCATCGGATTTCCTCCATGGGTATGGTCGACAAGCCGTGCGGATGCACCGCCCCCCCCGACCCGCTACTTCCCTTCCATCCGCTTGACGAGTTTCGCGAGATACGAGAAGTCCCTCTTGTCCGTCTCGATGAACCGGTCGGCGCCGATGCCGTCCAGGGCGGGCTTCCCCTCCCGGACCTTCGCGAGTTCGAGGAGCGCCTTCTTCACGGCAGTGGTCAGCTCGGCCGGCGTCCCCTTCCGGAACAGGAACGTTCCGTCCGGAAACGACCCGGACTTGTGGATCACCGCGAGCTCGGCCTTCACCCGCGGATCGGACTTCGCGAGCCGATCGTATACGGTGTCCTTTACCGCCCCGCCGTCGACCTCCCGGTTCAGCACCTTGGCCAGGGTGATCTCGTGCCTTCGCGCATCCGCTGTCCTTCCGGACGACGACGACGCCCCGGTAGCTGGAGACCTCGCCCTTCTCGGGACGGGCCAGAGGCTCGGCCCCGACCGTCCGGATCGCCTCGTACGCCTTGAAGCTGCCGAGGACGCCGCCGTCGATCTGGCCGGACTTCAACTCCTCGATGATCTCTTCGTACGAGTTCAGCGGGTGCACCTCGAACGGCCTCCCGGTCTTCCGCGCCAGGTAATCCATGAGCGGCTGGTACTTTTCCACGAGGACCCGCGCGCCGTCGGACGGCATGATCCCGATCCGGACCGGATTGCCGTCCGCCGCCCCCGCCGTGCCGGCCGCCAGCATCGCGATCGCCAGCGCGACCGCCGCGAAAAACCTCCCGTTCCCGCGCACCGATCGTTCGGTTGCCTCTTTCCGTATTCCCATTTCCCGTTCTCCCCCCCGTTCCACGCTACTTTTTCGCAAGAGCCGCGATCCCACGCATTACCGACTCGTAATCCTTCGCGGGCGACGGGATGAACCGGTCCGCTCCCAACGCGTCGAGTGCCGGCTTCGCCTCGGCAACCTTGTCCATCCCGAGGAGCGCTTCCCGCGTCGCCTTCTCGAGATCCGCGGCAGCGCCCTTCCGGAACATGACGTTTCCGTCGGGGAACGGCTGGGAAGTCGCCATGATGACGATCTCCTTCTTCACCCGCTCGTCCGATTTCGCCAGCTTGTCGAACACGCTGTCCTTCACCGTCCCGCAGTCGGCCTGCCGGTCGAGCACCTTGTAGACGACCACGTCGTGCTTCGTCGATGACGTCACCCGGGAGAAGAACGTGTCGAAGTCGAGTTTCCTGTCCTTGAGGAGCTTCCGGGGGAAGAATTTCCCCACCGAGGCGCTTCCGCCGTTTGAGTCGAACGTCTTACCCCTGAGGTCTTCCACCTTCTTCGCGCCGCCGTCCTTCCGGACGATCAGGTACCCCCGGTACGTCGAGACGCCCCCCTTCTCCGCGCGGGCGGCCGGGACCGCCTGGCCGTTGCGGATCGCCTCGCTCCCCGCGATGCTCCCCAGGACGCCGACGTCCGCATCGCCCGTCTTCATCAACGCGAGGATGTCGTCGTACGATTTCACGGGCCGGACCTCGAACGGCCTGCCGACCTTCCTCGACAGGTAGTCCATCAGCGGCTGGTACTTCTTCAACGTGATGTCCACGGATTCCGAGATCGTGACGCCGAACCGGACGGGCCCCTGGCCGGCCGCGATGGCCGACCCTCCGGCCATCGAGAGAACAAGGACCGCCGCCAGGACCACGGCGGCCCCTGCCGCCCGCTTTCCATCCCACTTTTCCATGCCCCCTCCTTACGTTTCCGAATGATTTCGTCCCGCCCCCCTAATACAGAAGGCAGATCCCCCGTTCGGTGATCCCCACGGCCCACGGCTTCTCGCCCTCCATCCGGTCGCGCAACGCCGGGGGCACCGGACGGATCTCCCGCGCGGAGAGCGTGACGGACCCGACGATCTCGCGACACCGAACGTCGCGGGGAGGTCCCAGGCGTCCGAGGTGCACCACGTACCGGCCGCGGGACGCCTCCTCGTCCGTTTCCTCCACGCGCACGACGTCCCGGCAGTCGTAGCCGCGGACCGCGTCCCCCACGTCGAGGACGAGGATTTCCAGGGGCGATGTCATGGGTTGAGGCACATCGACGGCGCCAGCACTCCCACGAACCGGCCGCCGCGCGTCACCGTCCCCTCGAACAGGCGCGCCCGGGACGGGTCGAGCGACTCGAGGACGGGAAGGATGGACGAGGCGGCGAGTTCCCACACGTCCTCGACGGAATCGACGAGGAACCCGGCCTCCCTCCCCCCGTGCTGGAGGACGACGATCAGCTTTCCTTCCGTGGTCGTACCCCGGGCCGACGATGTCCCGAGGATTCGCCGCAGGTCGAGGACGCAGAGCACCTCGCCCTGGCAGTTCATGAGCCCGAGGACCTCGGCCGCGGCGCCGCTCACTTGAGCGATCGGAGCGGGCCGGAGCACCCGGCGGACATGCGCGAGATCCACGGCGTACCATTCGGATCCGAGGGAACAGACGAGAAACGAGCGCGCGGGGCCGGCATCCTCCTCCCGTTGCGGGCCGGAAGCCTCTGCGGCCGCGGAAGCCTCGCGGAGGATCTCCTCGCGGCTATCGTCCAGCGGCGACGACTCGATCGGGATCGCCATCTCCGGTCACCTCGCGCGGCGTCATGACCCAGAGGGTCACCCGGTGTATCGGCGATTTCCCCTTCGATCTTCAATGCCTGTGCGAAAAAAATTCCCCCGGTGCGGGGCGATGAATCGGGACGAGGACGGAGGCGCTACTGCGCGACCTTGTACAGGCAGCCGCAGATCACGTCGATGTCGCTTTCCGTGAGCTCCGGGTAGTTCCCGCAATAGAATCCGCACCGATCGACGAACATCGTGGCGGGAAGTTCGTACCGTTCGGACACATAGCGCCGGTAAAACGGCTGGTTCTGGATGTTCCCGGCGATGATCGGCCGCACCTCGATCCCGGCTCCGGAGAACTGGTTCAGGTAGTGCTCCTTCAGCCGCTCGTCCCGGCACAGCACGGGGAGGGCGAACGGGGAGAGGCGGGAGATGTGGCCGTGCCGGATGGGGATCAGGTCCTCGTTCCCCTCGACGATCTTCTCGATCTGGAGATGGTTCCGTTCGCGGATCCCTATGTTCTCGTCCAGGAACCGCAACTGCTCCGTCCCGAGGAATCCGGTGATCTCCGCCGGGCGGAAGTTGAACCCGAGGTCGTAGAACGTGTATTTCGCCTGCAGTTCGTTCGGGACGTTGAACCGTTTCCTCCACTTCAACTGCTTCACCGCGGAAAGGTTCCGGTCCCAGCCGTTCGCCCGGACGATCCGGAGCATGTCGGCGAGGTCGTCGTCGTCCGTGGCGACCATCCCCCCCTCGATCGTCGACATGTGGTGGGCGACGAAAAAGGAGAAGGTGGAGGCCAGCCCGAAATTCCCTCGAGCAGAACGATCCCGGAGTCGGCGCACGACGCGCGGATCGCGTCGAGATCCCCGGCGAACCCGAGGGCGTTCGTGATGAACAGCGCCTTGAGCTTCGAGGTCCGGGTCCGCTCGGCGAGCGTACCGGAGGTCACGTTCAATGCGGACGCTTCGCAGTCGACCGGAACGGGAACGAAACCCA
This region includes:
- a CDS encoding HAMP domain-containing protein; translation: MRWNSLSTRIVVTFAVLVMSVMLVVTAFSYLRTKDALENMLENHGRMLAGAMEAVAAEHLVLYDYVYLRNYVTEVTAKEPVVSFAAVTNQDGTVVAHSDHAQEGKKAEAAAAAGGAAAVRKESAISERVVAYKGNRVLELTLPVAISGKQWGKVQLGVNYRDVDSVLHRLALSVVLVGGLLLVLSVLGARSFIGRMTSDINKVIDSAGKIAAGELREQVSEKGVDEVRALARAFNAMAENLRTVLRQIQETGAGVGSFSSSITSVIQDQAASASQQATSV
- a CDS encoding purine-binding chemotaxis protein CheW produces the protein MAIPIESSPLDDSREEILREASAAAEASGPQREEDAGPARSFLVCSLGSEWYAVDLAHVRRVLRPAPIAQVSGAAAEVLGLMNCQGEVLCVLDLRRILGTSSARGTTTEGKLIVVLQHGGREAGFLVDSVEDVWELAASSILPVLESLDPSRARLFEGTVTRGGRFVGVLAPSMCLNP
- a CDS encoding phosphate/phosphite/phosphonate ABC transporter substrate-binding protein, translated to MEKWDGKRAAGAAVVLAAVLVLSMAGGSAIAAGQGPVRFGVTISESVDITLKKYQPLMDYLSRKVGRPFEVRPVKSYDDILALMKTGDADVGVLGSIAGSEAIRNGQAVPAARAEKGGVSTYRGYLIVRKDGGAKKVEDLRGKTFDSNGGSASVGKFFPRKLLKDRKLDFDTFFSRVTSSTKHDVVVYKVLDRQADCGTVKDSVFDKLAKSDERVKKEIVIMATSQPFPDGNVMFRKGAAADLEKATREALLGMDKVAEAKPALDALGADRFIPSPAKDYESVMRGIAALAKK
- a CDS encoding phosphate/phosphite/phosphonate ABC transporter substrate-binding protein; the encoded protein is MKGFRLVFRASTIVCIALLAAAVSRAEDKTPLKIGGRSTSAGPKAMVEKYQPLMDYLSVKIGRPVEFHPSTSYPEVLGKLASGEIQAAILGSAGGARAVRDLGATPVARPEKGGVSGYRGCLIVRKDSGLKRIEDLKGKHFDYVEKGTSAGHLFPRALLVSKKLAPDSFFGTVSYSGKHDIAVMKVMNGGADGASVKDQDLEKLSRSDPQVRERIVVLQKSGLYPDGTLLFRKGAAAATVKSVESALLGLGADPGGKAALSALGADRYIATGKKDFAELIRAMTLLKE
- a CDS encoding PhnD/SsuA/transferrin family substrate-binding protein; this encodes MLNREVDGGAVKDTVYDRLAKSDPRVKAELAVIHKSGSFPDGTFLFRKGTPAELTTAVKKALLELAKVREGKPALDGIGADRFIETDKRDFSYLAKLVKRMEGK